Proteins encoded together in one Pseudomonas arsenicoxydans window:
- a CDS encoding 3-carboxy-cis,cis-muconate cycloisomerase, whose translation MNQRPGNQLFDAYFTARDMREVFCDQGRVQAMLDVEAALARAQARVGLIPHTAVAPIEAACQAGFYDFAALGEAIATAGNSAIPLVKALGKHIAANDAEAERYVHLGATSQDVMDTGLVLQLRQALALIECDLAQLGETLATQALRYVATPLAGRTWLQHATPVTLGMKIAGWLGAVSRSRQRLQELKPRLLVLQFGGASGTLAALGDQAMPIAEALAGELQLTLPEQPWHTQRDRLVEFGSVLGLIAGSLGKLGRDISLLMQTEAGEVFEPAAPGKGGSSTMPHKRNPVGAAVLIGAATRVPGLLSTLFSAMPQEHERSLGLWHAEWETLPEICCLVSGSLKQALLVADSLEVDAERMARNLDLTQGLVLAEAVSIVLAQRVGRDTAHHLLEQCCKRAVAQQRHLRAVLGEEPQVTAQLSAAELDRLMDPANYLGQAHTWVERAVAEHSALTA comes from the coding sequence ATGAACCAGCGACCGGGCAATCAATTGTTCGATGCCTATTTCACTGCCCGCGACATGCGTGAAGTGTTCTGCGATCAGGGCCGGGTTCAGGCCATGCTCGATGTCGAAGCAGCATTGGCACGAGCGCAAGCGCGAGTCGGCTTGATTCCACACACCGCTGTTGCGCCTATCGAAGCGGCCTGTCAGGCCGGGTTTTACGACTTTGCCGCGTTGGGCGAGGCGATTGCCACGGCCGGTAATTCGGCAATTCCGCTGGTCAAGGCATTGGGCAAGCACATTGCCGCCAACGATGCCGAGGCTGAGCGTTACGTGCATTTGGGCGCCACCAGTCAGGACGTGATGGACACCGGCCTGGTGTTGCAACTGCGCCAGGCGCTGGCGTTGATCGAATGTGATCTGGCGCAGCTGGGCGAAACGTTGGCCACCCAAGCGTTGCGCTACGTCGCCACTCCGCTGGCTGGCCGCACCTGGTTGCAACATGCGACGCCCGTCACCCTGGGCATGAAAATCGCCGGATGGCTGGGCGCGGTCAGCCGCAGCCGCCAACGGCTGCAAGAACTCAAGCCGCGGCTGTTGGTGCTGCAATTTGGCGGCGCTTCCGGGACCCTCGCGGCCCTCGGCGACCAGGCCATGCCGATTGCCGAAGCCTTGGCCGGTGAGCTGCAGCTGACGTTGCCGGAGCAACCCTGGCACACCCAGCGTGATCGTCTGGTGGAGTTCGGCTCGGTGCTGGGTTTGATCGCCGGTAGCCTCGGCAAGCTCGGCCGTGACATCAGCCTGTTAATGCAGACCGAAGCGGGGGAAGTGTTCGAACCCGCGGCGCCGGGCAAGGGCGGTTCTTCGACCATGCCGCACAAACGCAACCCCGTGGGCGCGGCGGTGCTGATCGGTGCGGCCACTCGCGTACCCGGTTTGCTCTCGACCCTGTTCAGCGCGATGCCCCAGGAACACGAACGCAGCCTGGGTTTGTGGCATGCCGAGTGGGAAACCCTGCCGGAGATTTGCTGCCTGGTGTCGGGCAGCCTGAAACAGGCGTTGCTGGTGGCCGATTCTCTGGAAGTGGACGCCGAACGCATGGCCCGCAACCTCGACCTGACCCAGGGCCTGGTGCTCGCCGAAGCGGTGAGCATCGTCCTGGCCCAGCGGGTTGGTCGCGATACTGCACACCATTTGCTGGAACAGTGTTGCAAACGCGCCGTGGCGCAACAGCGTCATCTGCGTGCGGTACTGGGTGAGGAACCGCAAGTGACCGCCCAGCTTTCTGCCGCTGAACTGGATCGTCTGATGGACCCCGCCAACTACCTCGGCCAGGCCCATACCTGGGTCGAGCGGGCGGTGGCTGAACATTCTGCATTGACTGCCTGA
- a CDS encoding MFS family transporter codes for MTTPTATPVHYTGEERSKRIFAIVGASSGNLVEWFDFYVYAFCAIYFAPAFFPSDNPTVQLVNTAGVFAAGFLMRPIGGWIFGRVADKHGRKNSMLISILMMCFGSLLIACLPTYKDIGVWAPVMLLFARLIQGLSVGGEYGTTATYMSEIALKGQRGFFASFQYVTLIGGQLLAVSLVVILQQFLTEDDLRAYGWRIPFVVGAAAALISLFLRRTLKETTSKEMRENKDAGSITALFRDHKAAFITVLGYTAGGSLIFYTFTTYMQKYLVNTAGMQAKTASYIMTGALFLYMCMQPLFGMLADKIGRRNSMLWFGALGTLFTVPILLSLKSISSPFLAFVLITVALAIVSFYTSISGLVKAEMFPPEVRALGVGLAYAVANAIFGGSAEYVALSLKAGGMENSFYWYVTVMMAVAFLFSLRLPKEAKYLHHDL; via the coding sequence ATGACTACACCCACGGCTACCCCCGTTCATTACACCGGCGAAGAGCGCAGCAAGCGGATCTTCGCCATTGTCGGTGCCTCGTCCGGCAACCTCGTGGAATGGTTCGACTTCTACGTGTATGCCTTTTGCGCGATTTATTTCGCCCCTGCCTTTTTCCCGTCCGATAACCCGACGGTGCAGCTGGTCAACACGGCGGGCGTGTTCGCCGCCGGGTTCCTGATGCGACCCATTGGCGGCTGGATTTTCGGCCGGGTGGCGGATAAGCACGGGCGCAAGAATTCGATGCTGATCTCGATTCTGATGATGTGCTTCGGTTCGTTGCTTATTGCTTGCCTGCCGACCTACAAGGACATCGGTGTCTGGGCACCGGTCATGCTGTTGTTCGCGCGTCTGATCCAGGGCCTGTCGGTGGGCGGCGAGTACGGCACCACCGCGACCTACATGAGTGAAATCGCCCTCAAGGGCCAGCGCGGTTTCTTTGCCTCGTTCCAGTACGTGACGCTGATTGGCGGCCAACTGTTGGCGGTGTCGCTGGTGGTGATCCTGCAACAGTTCCTCACCGAAGATGACTTGCGTGCCTACGGCTGGCGGATCCCGTTTGTGGTCGGTGCGGCGGCGGCGCTGATTTCGCTGTTCCTGCGTCGTACGCTCAAGGAAACCACCAGCAAGGAAATGCGTGAAAACAAGGACGCTGGCAGCATCACCGCCTTGTTCCGCGATCACAAGGCAGCTTTTATCACCGTGCTCGGTTACACCGCCGGTGGCTCGCTGATTTTCTACACCTTCACGACTTACATGCAGAAGTACCTGGTGAACACCGCCGGCATGCAGGCCAAGACCGCCAGCTACATCATGACCGGCGCGCTCTTCCTTTATATGTGCATGCAGCCGCTGTTCGGCATGCTCGCGGACAAGATCGGTCGTCGTAATTCCATGCTCTGGTTCGGCGCCCTCGGGACGCTGTTCACCGTGCCGATCCTGCTCAGCCTGAAAAGTATCAGCAGCCCGTTCCTGGCCTTTGTGCTGATTACCGTGGCGCTGGCGATCGTCAGTTTCTACACCTCCATCAGTGGCCTGGTAAAAGCCGAGATGTTCCCGCCCGAAGTGCGCGCACTGGGTGTCGGCCTGGCATACGCGGTGGCCAATGCGATCTTCGGCGGTTCAGCGGAATACGTGGCCCTGAGCCTCAAGGCCGGCGGTATGGAAAACTCCTTCTACTGGTACGTGACGGTGATGATGGCGGTGGCGTTCCTGTTCAGCCTGCGCTTGCCGAAAGAGGCGAAATACCTGCACCACGACCTTTGA
- the pcaR gene encoding pca regulon transcriptional regulator PcaR, with translation MNDQMRNSFASVAPPIVASPAKRIQALTGDPDFMTSLARGLAVVQAFQERKRHLTIAQISHRTEIPRAAVRRCLHTLIKLGYATTDGRTYSLLPKVLTLGHAYLSSTPLAVSAQPYLDRMSEQLHEACNMATLEGDDILYIARSATTQRLISVDLSVGGRLPAYCTSMGRILLAALDDTSLREYLDHAEFQPKTSRTLHTPEALLECLQEVRQQGWCIVDQELEQGLRSIAVPVYDASGQVVAALNVSTHAGRVSRNELEQRFLPGLLSASRDLSAQLFA, from the coding sequence ATGAATGATCAAATGCGCAACTCCTTCGCTTCAGTGGCACCGCCAATCGTGGCCTCGCCCGCCAAGCGCATCCAGGCCCTGACCGGCGACCCGGATTTCATGACCTCCCTGGCCCGGGGCCTCGCGGTGGTGCAAGCGTTCCAGGAGCGCAAGCGGCACCTGACGATTGCCCAGATCAGTCACCGCACGGAAATTCCCCGCGCTGCTGTGCGACGTTGCCTGCATACCCTGATCAAACTCGGCTATGCCACCACTGACGGTCGCACCTATTCGCTGCTGCCCAAGGTGTTGACCCTGGGGCATGCCTATTTATCCTCTACGCCACTGGCGGTATCCGCCCAGCCGTATCTTGACCGCATGAGTGAACAGCTTCACGAGGCTTGCAACATGGCGACGCTGGAGGGCGACGACATTTTGTACATCGCGCGCTCGGCCACGACCCAGCGCCTGATTTCCGTGGACCTGTCGGTGGGCGGGCGACTGCCGGCCTATTGCACGTCCATGGGCAGGATTCTTCTCGCGGCGCTGGACGACACTTCGCTGCGCGAGTACCTCGACCATGCGGAGTTCCAGCCCAAGACCAGCCGAACCCTGCACACCCCCGAGGCGCTGCTCGAATGCCTGCAAGAAGTGCGGCAGCAAGGCTGGTGCATTGTCGATCAGGAACTGGAGCAAGGCCTGCGTTCCATTGCCGTTCCGGTGTACGACGCTTCCGGTCAGGTCGTGGCCGCGCTGAACGTCAGTACCCACGCGGGACGGGTCAGCCGCAATGAACTGGAGCAACGTTTCCTGCCCGGTTTGCTGAGCGCCAGTCGCGACCTCAGCGCGCAACTGTTTGCCTGA
- a CDS encoding CoA-transferase subunit beta, translating into MTYTTNEMMTVAAARRLKNGSVCFVGIGLPSKAANLARLTSSPDVVLIYESGPIGAKPSVLPLSIGDGELAETADTVVPTGEIFRYWLQGGRIDVGFLGAAQVDRFGNINTTVVGDYHAPKVRLPGAGGAPEIAGSAKSVLIILKQSARSFVDKLDFITSVGHGEGGDSRKRLGLPGAGPVGIITDLCIMEPEAGTHEFVVTALHPGVTREQVTAATGWAIRFAETVENTAEPTEVELKALRDLEARTAAAHGQAPGEA; encoded by the coding sequence ATGACTTACACCACCAATGAAATGATGACGGTTGCCGCCGCCCGCCGCCTGAAAAACGGCTCAGTGTGCTTCGTCGGCATCGGCCTGCCATCGAAAGCGGCCAACCTGGCGCGCCTGACGTCTTCGCCGGATGTCGTGCTGATCTACGAATCGGGTCCGATCGGTGCCAAGCCAAGCGTATTGCCGCTGTCGATCGGTGACGGCGAGCTGGCCGAAACCGCTGACACCGTCGTCCCGACCGGTGAGATTTTTCGCTATTGGCTGCAGGGCGGGCGCATTGACGTCGGTTTCCTCGGCGCCGCGCAGGTCGACCGCTTCGGCAACATCAACACCACAGTGGTTGGCGATTACCACGCGCCGAAAGTCCGCCTGCCGGGTGCGGGCGGTGCGCCGGAGATCGCCGGTTCGGCCAAAAGCGTGCTGATCATTCTCAAACAGTCAGCGCGTTCCTTCGTCGACAAACTCGACTTCATTACGTCGGTCGGCCACGGCGAAGGCGGCGACTCGCGCAAGCGTCTCGGCCTGCCGGGCGCGGGCCCTGTCGGCATCATTACCGACCTGTGCATCATGGAGCCGGAAGCCGGCACCCATGAATTCGTGGTCACCGCACTGCACCCGGGCGTGACCCGCGAGCAAGTGACCGCCGCCACCGGCTGGGCGATTCGCTTTGCCGAAACCGTGGAAAACACCGCCGAGCCGACCGAGGTCGAATTGAAGGCGCTCAGGGATCTGGAAGCGCGCACTGCCGCCGCCCACGGCCAAGCACCCGGAGAAGCATGA
- the pcaF gene encoding 3-oxoadipyl-CoA thiolase — MMRDVYICDAIRTPIGRFGGGLSAVRADDLAAVPIKALMERNPSVDWNAVDEVFLGCANQAGEDNRNVARMALLLAGLPETIPGVTLNRLCASGMDAIGTAFRAIASGEMELAIAGGVESMSRAPFVMGKADAAFSRNMKLEDTTIGWRFINPLMKAQYGVDAMPQTADNVADDYQVSREDQDAFALRSQQRTAAAQAAGFFAEEIVEVRIAHKKGETVVSQDEHPRADTTLETLAKLKPVNGPDKTVTAGNASGVNDGAAALILASAEAVKKHGLTARAKVLGMASAGVAPRVMGIGPVPAVRKLTERLGLAVSDFDVIELNEAFASQGLAVLRELGLADDAAQVNPNGGAIALGHPLGMSGARLVLTALHQLEKNGGKKGLATMCVGVGQGLALAIERV; from the coding sequence ATGATGCGTGACGTTTATATTTGCGACGCGATTCGCACCCCCATCGGCCGTTTCGGCGGTGGCCTGTCGGCGGTGCGCGCCGACGACTTGGCCGCCGTGCCGATCAAGGCGTTGATGGAGCGCAACCCATCCGTGGACTGGAACGCGGTGGACGAAGTGTTCCTCGGCTGCGCCAACCAGGCCGGTGAAGACAACCGCAACGTGGCGCGTATGGCGCTGCTGTTGGCGGGGCTGCCGGAAACCATTCCGGGCGTGACCCTCAACCGTCTCTGCGCTTCCGGGATGGATGCCATCGGCACCGCATTCCGTGCCATCGCCAGCGGTGAAATGGAGTTGGCGATTGCCGGCGGCGTCGAGTCGATGTCCCGCGCACCGTTTGTGATGGGCAAGGCTGATGCGGCGTTCTCGCGCAACATGAAGCTGGAAGACACCACCATCGGCTGGCGCTTCATCAATCCGTTGATGAAAGCCCAATACGGTGTCGATGCGATGCCGCAGACCGCCGACAACGTGGCCGACGATTACCAAGTGTCCCGCGAAGATCAGGACGCTTTCGCGCTGCGTAGCCAGCAACGGACAGCCGCCGCGCAAGCTGCAGGATTTTTCGCTGAAGAAATCGTTGAAGTGCGCATTGCCCACAAAAAAGGGGAAACCGTCGTCAGCCAGGATGAACATCCTCGCGCCGACACCACCCTGGAAACCCTGGCGAAACTGAAACCGGTCAACGGTCCCGATAAAACGGTCACTGCCGGTAACGCATCGGGTGTGAACGATGGTGCCGCGGCGCTGATCCTGGCCTCGGCCGAAGCAGTGAAAAAACACGGTCTGACTGCCCGCGCCAAAGTGCTGGGCATGGCAAGTGCCGGTGTAGCGCCTCGGGTCATGGGGATTGGCCCGGTCCCGGCGGTGCGCAAACTGACCGAGCGCCTCGGTCTGGCCGTCAGCGATTTCGACGTGATCGAACTCAACGAAGCGTTCGCCAGCCAAGGCCTGGCGGTGCTGCGTGAATTGGGGCTGGCGGATGACGCGGCGCAGGTCAACCCGAACGGTGGCGCCATTGCTTTGGGCCATCCGCTGGGCATGAGCGGTGCGCGCCTGGTGCTGACTGCGTTGCATCAGCTGGAAAAAAACGGTGGCAAGAAAGGTCTGGCGACCATGTGTGTCGGCGTCGGCCAGGGTCTGGCCTTGGCGATCGAACGCGTCTGA
- the pcaG gene encoding protocatechuate 3,4-dioxygenase subunit alpha, translated as MTLTATTSHTVGPYYHIGLTWLNRENLTVEHTLGERVAITGQVIDGNGDIVNDAMLEIWQANAAGKYDHPEDDQDKPLDPNFEGFGRVPVDAEGRFRFTTIKPGTVEGLKGSTQAPHLVVLVFARGLVKHLLTRIYFDAEPANVADPLLECVPAERRGTLLAKQDASGVYQWNVILQGTDAETVFFDY; from the coding sequence ATGACGCTGACTGCGACCACGTCCCACACCGTCGGACCTTACTACCACATCGGCCTGACCTGGCTGAACCGCGAAAACCTGACCGTCGAACACACCCTGGGCGAGCGCGTAGCGATCACCGGGCAAGTCATCGACGGCAATGGCGATATCGTCAACGACGCGATGCTGGAAATCTGGCAAGCCAATGCTGCCGGTAAGTACGACCACCCGGAAGACGATCAGGACAAACCGCTGGACCCGAACTTCGAAGGTTTTGGCCGGGTGCCGGTGGATGCCGAAGGGCGCTTCCGTTTCACCACCATCAAGCCTGGAACCGTGGAGGGCCTGAAGGGCTCGACTCAGGCACCGCATCTGGTGGTGCTGGTGTTTGCTCGCGGGTTGGTCAAGCACCTGCTGACGCGGATTTATTTCGACGCAGAACCAGCCAATGTGGCTGATCCGCTGCTCGAATGTGTACCGGCTGAACGCCGCGGTACGTTGCTGGCGAAGCAGGATGCGAGCGGTGTCTACCAGTGGAACGTGATCCTGCAGGGCACCGATGCCGAGACGGTGTTCTTCGATTATTGA
- a CDS encoding inorganic phosphate transporter → MIDLFSGLDAWVLVSLLLALAFVLAFEFINGFHDTANAVATVIYTKAMPPHLAVFFSGVFNFLGVLLGGVGVAYAIVHLLPVELLINVNTGHGLAMVFSLLAAAITWNLGTWYFGIPASSSHTLIGSILGVGLANALINDIPLADGVNWQKAIDIGASLVFSPLAGFIVAALVLIGLKWWRPLSKMHKTPDQRRKLDDKKHPPFWNRLVLVISAMAVSFVHGSNDGQKGIGLIMLVLIGIVPAQFVLDLSSTTYQIERTRDATLHLSQFYKRNSDTLGEFLALGKSVEGDLPEKFRCNPQQTEPTITALLGTLKGVADYHSLPSDSRIEVRRYLLCLDDTAKKVSKLPTLAAREKADLDKLRKDLTTTTEYAPFWVILAVALALGLGTMVGWKRVVLTIGEKIGKQGMTYAQGMSAQITTACMIGLANIFSLPVSTTHVLSSGVAGTMVANKSGLQGGTVKTILLAWVLTLPATVALSAGLFWLASKALGS, encoded by the coding sequence ATGATCGATTTATTCAGCGGACTAGATGCTTGGGTGCTTGTGAGCCTCTTGCTCGCCCTGGCCTTTGTCCTCGCCTTCGAGTTCATCAACGGCTTTCATGACACCGCTAACGCGGTGGCCACTGTTATCTACACCAAAGCCATGCCGCCTCATCTGGCGGTGTTCTTTTCCGGTGTGTTCAACTTCCTCGGCGTGCTGCTGGGCGGTGTTGGCGTGGCGTATGCCATCGTCCACCTGCTCCCGGTAGAACTGCTGATCAATGTGAACACCGGTCACGGACTGGCCATGGTGTTCTCGTTGCTTGCCGCCGCCATCACCTGGAACCTGGGCACCTGGTACTTCGGTATCCCCGCCTCCAGCTCCCATACACTGATCGGTTCGATCCTCGGTGTCGGCCTGGCGAACGCCTTGATCAACGATATTCCGTTGGCCGATGGCGTGAACTGGCAGAAGGCGATCGATATCGGTGCGTCCCTGGTGTTCTCGCCTCTGGCGGGTTTCATCGTCGCCGCGCTGGTGCTGATCGGCCTTAAATGGTGGCGTCCCCTGTCCAAGATGCACAAGACACCGGACCAGCGCCGCAAGCTCGACGACAAGAAGCACCCACCGTTCTGGAACCGCCTGGTACTGGTGATCTCGGCCATGGCCGTGAGCTTCGTGCACGGTTCCAACGACGGTCAGAAAGGTATCGGCCTGATCATGCTGGTGCTGATCGGTATCGTGCCGGCGCAGTTCGTACTCGACCTGAGCAGCACGACTTACCAGATCGAGCGTACCCGCGATGCGACCTTGCACCTGAGCCAGTTCTATAAGCGCAATTCCGACACCCTGGGCGAGTTCCTGGCGCTGGGCAAAAGCGTGGAAGGCGATCTGCCGGAGAAATTCCGTTGCAACCCGCAACAGACCGAACCGACCATCACTGCCCTGCTCGGCACCCTTAAAGGTGTAGCGGACTACCATTCGCTGCCATCGGACAGCCGCATCGAAGTGCGTCGCTACCTGCTTTGCCTGGACGACACTGCGAAGAAAGTCAGCAAATTGCCTACCCTGGCAGCCCGTGAAAAAGCTGACCTGGACAAACTGCGCAAAGACCTGACCACCACCACCGAATACGCCCCGTTCTGGGTGATTCTGGCCGTCGCCCTGGCCCTCGGCCTCGGGACCATGGTGGGTTGGAAACGCGTGGTACTGACCATCGGCGAGAAGATCGGCAAGCAAGGCATGACCTATGCCCAAGGCATGTCGGCACAAATCACCACCGCGTGCATGATCGGCCTGGCGAACATCTTCAGCCTGCCGGTCTCCACCACACACGTCCTGTCGTCCGGCGTCGCCGGCACCATGGTCGCCAACAAAAGCGGCCTGCAAGGCGGCACCGTCAAAACCATCCTGCTGGCCTGGGTCCTGACCCTGCCAGCAACAGTGGCCCTGTCGGCCGGCCTGTTCTGGCTGGCCTCGAAGGCACTGGGCAGCTGA
- the pcaH gene encoding protocatechuate 3,4-dioxygenase subunit beta, with amino-acid sequence MTDKPGYRRPQEGTQPDYLHPAYQSTNRRSPSKPLVFLPHSLSEITGPTVGAERVNEKDNDLTAQHKGEPLGERIIIHGRVLDENGLAVPGILVEIWQANAAGRYNHDRDLHDAPLDPNFTGTGRTVTDADGWYQFQTIKPGAYPWGNHHNAWRPAHIHFSLFGPSILTRLVTQMYFPGDPLLAYDPIYNCVPDTSAKERLIASFDLEKTIPSYALGYRWDIVLRGRDATPMEK; translated from the coding sequence ATGACTGACAAGCCTGGTTACCGCCGTCCGCAGGAAGGCACTCAGCCTGACTACCTGCACCCAGCCTATCAATCCACCAACCGTCGCTCGCCGTCCAAGCCGTTGGTGTTTTTGCCCCATTCGTTGTCGGAAATCACCGGCCCGACAGTCGGTGCAGAGCGCGTCAACGAGAAGGACAATGACCTGACCGCCCAGCACAAGGGCGAGCCTTTGGGCGAGCGCATCATCATTCATGGCCGTGTGCTGGATGAAAACGGTCTTGCGGTGCCGGGGATTCTGGTTGAGATCTGGCAGGCCAACGCCGCCGGTCGCTACAACCATGACCGCGACCTGCACGATGCGCCGCTGGACCCGAACTTCACCGGGACCGGCCGCACCGTGACCGACGCCGATGGCTGGTATCAATTCCAGACCATCAAGCCCGGCGCCTATCCGTGGGGCAACCACCACAATGCCTGGCGCCCGGCGCACATCCATTTCTCACTGTTCGGACCGAGCATCCTGACGCGTCTGGTCACGCAAATGTATTTCCCGGGCGACCCGCTACTGGCTTATGACCCGATCTACAACTGCGTGCCCGATACCAGCGCCAAAGAGCGCTTGATCGCCAGTTTCGACCTGGAAAAAACCATCCCTTCCTATGCCCTCGGTTATCGTTGGGACATCGTCTTGCGCGGCCGCGATGCCACGCCGATGGAGAAATAA
- a CDS encoding CoA transferase subunit A encodes MAEILSLHDAVKQFVNDGDTVALEGFTHLIPTAAGHEIIRQGKKDLTLVRMTPDLIYDQLIGAGCARKLIFSWGGNPGVGSLHRLRDAVEKQWPHALEIEEHSHADLANAYVAGASGLPFAVLRAYAGSDLPKVNPLIKTVTCPFTGEALAAVPSVRPDITVIHAQKADRKGNVLLWGILGVQKEAALAAKRCIVTVEEIVDDLNAPMNSCVLPTWALSAVCHVPGGAHPSYAHGYNERDNRFYQAWDPIARDRETFTAWINEYIHGCADFSEFQAKLAAASEAK; translated from the coding sequence ATGGCTGAAATCCTTTCGCTGCACGACGCGGTGAAGCAGTTCGTCAACGACGGCGATACCGTCGCGCTCGAAGGCTTCACTCACCTGATCCCTACGGCGGCGGGTCACGAAATCATTCGCCAGGGCAAGAAAGATCTGACGCTGGTGCGAATGACGCCTGACCTGATCTACGACCAGTTGATCGGCGCCGGTTGTGCTCGCAAGCTGATTTTCTCCTGGGGCGGCAACCCGGGCGTCGGCTCGCTGCACCGTCTGCGTGATGCGGTCGAGAAGCAGTGGCCGCATGCGCTGGAAATCGAAGAGCACAGCCACGCCGACCTGGCCAATGCCTACGTCGCGGGTGCCTCTGGCCTGCCGTTCGCGGTGCTGCGAGCCTACGCTGGTTCCGACCTGCCGAAGGTCAACCCGCTGATCAAAACCGTGACCTGCCCATTCACCGGTGAAGCGTTGGCCGCCGTACCTTCGGTGCGCCCGGACATCACCGTGATCCACGCGCAGAAAGCCGACCGCAAAGGCAACGTGCTGTTGTGGGGCATTCTCGGTGTGCAGAAAGAAGCTGCGCTGGCCGCCAAGCGTTGCATCGTGACCGTTGAAGAAATCGTCGACGACCTCAATGCTCCGATGAACTCCTGCGTACTGCCGACCTGGGCCTTGAGCGCGGTCTGCCACGTCCCTGGCGGTGCGCATCCGTCCTACGCCCATGGGTACAACGAACGCGACAACCGTTTCTACCAGGCTTGGGACCCGATTGCCCGCGACCGTGAAACCTTCACCGCGTGGATCAACGAATACATCCACGGCTGCGCTGACTTCAGCGAGTTCCAGGCCAAGCTGGCCGCTGCTTCGGAGGCCAAGTAA
- a CDS encoding MFS transporter — MNQPQSAVGNCLDVQSFINAQPISRYQWRVVILCFLIVFLDGLDTAAMGFIAPALSQDWGIDRASLGPVMSAALIGMVFGALGSGPLADRFGRKVVLVGAVLLFGVFSLASAYSTNVDQLLVLRFLTGLGLGAGMPNATTLLSEYTPERKKSLLVTSMFCGFNLGMAGGGFISAKLIPAFGWHSLLLIGGILPLILAVVLLFWLPESARYLVVRNRGTDKVRKTLAPIDPTVVAQASSFSVPEQKSVKARNVFAVIFSGTYSTGTLLLWLTYFMGLVIVYLLTSWLPTLMRDSGASMEKAAFIGALFQFGGVLSAVGVGWAMDRFNPHKVIGIFYLLAGVFAYAVGQSLGNITLLATLVLVAGMCVNGAQSAMPSLAARFYPTQGRATGVSWMLGIGRFGAILGAWMGATLLGLGWSFEQVLTALVIPAAVATTAVVIKGMVSHADAT, encoded by the coding sequence ATGAACCAGCCTCAGTCTGCTGTAGGAAACTGCCTCGATGTGCAGTCCTTCATCAATGCTCAACCCATTTCGCGCTACCAGTGGCGAGTGGTGATCCTGTGTTTTCTGATTGTCTTTCTCGATGGCCTCGACACCGCGGCGATGGGCTTCATCGCACCGGCCCTGTCTCAGGATTGGGGTATCGATCGCGCCAGTCTCGGCCCGGTGATGAGTGCCGCGTTGATCGGCATGGTCTTTGGCGCGCTGGGCTCCGGCCCGCTGGCTGACCGCTTCGGGCGAAAAGTCGTACTGGTCGGCGCGGTGTTGCTGTTCGGCGTCTTCAGCCTGGCGTCGGCCTACAGCACTAACGTTGATCAATTGTTGGTGCTGCGATTCCTGACCGGCCTGGGTCTGGGCGCCGGCATGCCGAACGCCACGACGTTACTGTCGGAATACACCCCGGAGCGCAAAAAATCCCTGCTGGTGACCAGCATGTTCTGCGGCTTCAACCTCGGCATGGCCGGCGGCGGGTTTATCTCGGCCAAACTGATTCCTGCGTTCGGCTGGCACAGTCTGCTGTTGATTGGCGGGATTCTGCCGCTGATCCTCGCCGTCGTATTGCTGTTCTGGTTGCCGGAATCGGCGCGTTACCTGGTCGTGCGCAATCGCGGCACCGATAAAGTGCGCAAGACCCTGGCCCCCATCGATCCGACCGTTGTCGCCCAAGCCTCGAGCTTCAGCGTACCGGAACAAAAAAGCGTGAAGGCGCGCAACGTGTTTGCGGTGATTTTCTCCGGCACCTACAGCACCGGCACCTTGTTGCTGTGGCTGACGTACTTCATGGGCCTGGTGATCGTTTACCTGTTGACGAGCTGGCTGCCGACGCTGATGCGTGACAGCGGCGCGAGCATGGAGAAAGCAGCGTTCATTGGCGCACTGTTCCAGTTTGGCGGCGTTTTGAGCGCCGTGGGTGTGGGATGGGCGATGGACCGGTTCAATCCGCACAAGGTCATCGGCATTTTCTACCTGCTGGCCGGGGTGTTTGCCTACGCGGTAGGGCAGAGCCTGGGCAACATCACGCTCTTGGCGACGCTGGTGCTGGTGGCCGGGATGTGCGTCAACGGCGCGCAGTCGGCGATGCCGTCGCTGGCCGCGCGGTTTTACCCGACTCAAGGGCGCGCGACCGGTGTCTCATGGATGCTGGGGATTGGCCGGTTTGGCGCGATCCTCGGGGCCTGGATGGGCGCGACGTTGCTCGGTTTGGGCTGGAGTTTCGAACAGGTGCTGACGGCGCTGGTGATTCCGGCAGCCGTGGCGACCACCGCCGTGGTGATCAAGGGCATGGTCAGTCACGCGGATGCGACCTGA